A stretch of DNA from Erwinia aphidicola:
GCGTTTCGGATACCACGCACTGTGCTGGATAGCCTGCAGCAGTGAAGTTCTGAAGTTTAGCAAGAGTATTCCAGTTTATTACCAGAGGAGGGGGTCACAGTTATCATGGTAAAGGGACAGGGTTTCTGCAAAGTCTTTTTATGTATCAAAGTGCAGCAAAAAAAAAGGGCCTCCATTACAGATGCCCTTTACCACTCAGACCAGCGGTCGCTGCAGCAGCTTTTCAAGGATCGTGAGCGGCGCATTCTGTGGATTTCTCATTCCGGCCACCGGCAGGAAAAAGGTCTGCTCCATCATAAACTGCCCGCTCATCGCCGCATGTGGCGTTTGATCGGCGAAGCAGATCCAGCTACTGCCCGCCGGCAGTTCCAGTGCCACCTGCGGGCCATGCTCCTGATAGCGCAGGTCAGCTTTCATTGCATCGTGCAGCTGCAGCATCAGATGATCGTAATGGGTACGGTAGGATTTGGTGATGCCAAAACGCTGCTGCAGCCAGCTGCCGAGCGGCGAGTACCCTTTCAGGCGTGAGATAAAACGCTGCGCTAATACCGGGAAAGGTTCCCCCACCCGCCAGCGGCGGCTTTCACCGTGGGGATGGATATTGGAGAAGATGCGCAAAATACGCTCGCCGTGATTAGGCCGCGACGGGAATGCATCGACGTGCAGTCGGCTGTCGTCCTTGCGCCACGAAGTGGCATCGCGCCACGCGGCAATCGGGTGCAGGCGCAGGGTGTTGGCCGGGGAGTGTAACCACGCGCGATAATCAGGCAGTATGCCGTCGATCAACCGCAGAGAGTGCTGGTAGTGA
This window harbors:
- a CDS encoding Kdo hydroxylase family protein; its protein translation is MSEQSLSQELVIRTLPNTRWDESVVDTSAIDALEQGKVLFLPQLAFTLTAEEQMLLTPQLVDAKRKNISFNPQTDRVNGVADDSKLPQVKALMVRHYQHSLRLIDGILPDYRAWLHSPANTLRLHPIAAWRDATSWRKDDSRLHVDAFPSRPNHGERILRIFSNIHPHGESRRWRVGEPFPVLAQRFISRLKGYSPLGSWLQQRFGITKSYRTHYDHLMLQLHDAMKADLRYQEHGPQVALELPAGSSWICFADQTPHAAMSGQFMMEQTFFLPVAGMRNPQNAPLTILEKLLQRPLV